Proteins from a genomic interval of Streptomyces fodineus:
- the pdxT gene encoding pyridoxal 5'-phosphate synthase glutaminase subunit PdxT, translating into MTDAPVIGVLALQGDVREHLIALAAADAVARPVRRPEELAEVDGLVLPGGESTTISKLAILFGVMEPLRARVRDGMPVYGTCAGMIMLADKILDPRSGQETIGGIDMIVRRNAFGRQNESFEAAVDVKGITGDPVEGVFIRAPWVESVGAETEVLAEYDGHIVAVRQGNVLATSFHPELTGDHRVHSLFVDMVRADRAPESL; encoded by the coding sequence ATGACTGACGCACCCGTCATAGGCGTCCTGGCCCTCCAGGGCGACGTACGGGAGCACCTCATCGCCCTGGCCGCGGCGGACGCCGTGGCCAGGCCGGTGCGGCGCCCCGAGGAACTCGCCGAGGTCGACGGCCTCGTCCTGCCCGGCGGCGAGTCCACCACCATCTCCAAGCTGGCCATCCTCTTCGGCGTGATGGAGCCCCTCCGCGCGCGCGTGCGGGACGGCATGCCCGTCTACGGCACCTGCGCGGGCATGATCATGCTCGCCGACAAGATCCTCGACCCGCGCTCGGGCCAGGAGACCATCGGCGGCATCGACATGATCGTGCGCCGCAATGCCTTCGGACGACAGAACGAGTCGTTCGAGGCCGCGGTCGACGTGAAGGGCATCACGGGCGATCCTGTGGAGGGCGTCTTCATCCGCGCCCCCTGGGTGGAGTCCGTCGGCGCCGAGACCGAGGTGCTCGCCGAGTACGACGGCCACATCGTCGCCGTCCGCCAGGGCAACGTACTCGCCACGTCGTTCCACCCTGAACTGACCGGCGACCACCGCGTGCACTCCCTGTTCGTCGACATGGTGCGCGCCGATCGGGCACCCGAGTCCTTGTAG
- a CDS encoding YebC/PmpR family DNA-binding transcriptional regulator, translating to MSGHSKWATTKHKKAVIDAKRGKLFAKLIKNIEVAARMGGVDLDGNPTLYDAVQKAKKQSVPNKNIDSAIKRGGGLEAGGADYETIMYEGYGPNGVAVLIECLTDNRNRAASDVRVAMTRNGGNMADPGSVSYMFSRKGVVIVPKGELSEDDVLSAVLDAGAEEVNDLGETFEVISEATDLVAVRTALQEAGIDYDSAESSFVPSVQVELDEEGAKKIFKLIDALEDSDDVQNVFANFDVSDEIMEKVDA from the coding sequence ATGTCCGGCCACTCTAAATGGGCCACGACGAAGCACAAGAAGGCCGTGATCGATGCCAAGCGCGGCAAGCTCTTCGCGAAGCTGATCAAGAACATCGAGGTCGCGGCGCGCATGGGCGGCGTCGACCTCGACGGCAACCCGACGCTCTACGACGCCGTCCAGAAGGCCAAGAAGCAGTCGGTGCCGAACAAGAACATCGACTCCGCGATCAAGCGCGGCGGCGGTCTCGAGGCCGGTGGCGCCGACTACGAGACGATCATGTACGAGGGCTACGGCCCCAACGGCGTCGCGGTGCTCATCGAGTGCCTCACAGACAACCGCAACCGCGCCGCCTCCGACGTCCGCGTCGCCATGACCCGCAACGGCGGCAACATGGCCGACCCGGGCTCCGTGTCGTACATGTTCAGCCGCAAGGGCGTCGTCATCGTCCCCAAGGGCGAGCTGTCCGAGGACGACGTCCTCAGTGCGGTCCTGGACGCGGGCGCCGAGGAAGTCAACGACCTCGGCGAGACCTTCGAGGTCATCAGCGAGGCCACCGACCTGGTCGCGGTCCGCACCGCCCTCCAGGAGGCCGGCATCGACTACGACTCCGCCGAGTCCAGCTTCGTGCCGTCCGTCCAGGTCGAACTGGACGAGGAGGGCGCCAAGAAGATCTTCAAGCTGATCGACGCTCTCGAGGACAGCGACGACGTGCAGAACGTCTTCGCCAACTTCGATGTGAGCGACGAGATCATGGAGAAGGTCGACGCGTAA
- the ruvC gene encoding crossover junction endodeoxyribonuclease RuvC codes for MRVLGVDPGLTRCGVGVVEGVAGRPLTMLGVGVVRTPVDADLSHRLLAVEQGIEQWLDEHRPEIVAVERVFSQHNVRTVMGTAQASAVAMLCAARRGIPVALHTPSEVKAAVTGSGRAEKAQVGAMVTRLLRLSAPPKPADAADALALAICHIWRAPAQNRLQQAVARHTVNATKGRTA; via the coding sequence GTGCGCGTACTGGGGGTGGACCCGGGGCTGACCCGGTGTGGTGTCGGCGTCGTCGAGGGGGTCGCGGGCCGCCCGCTCACCATGCTCGGCGTCGGTGTCGTCCGCACTCCCGTGGACGCAGATCTCAGCCACCGCCTCCTCGCCGTCGAGCAGGGCATCGAGCAGTGGCTGGACGAGCACCGGCCCGAGATCGTCGCCGTCGAGCGCGTCTTCAGCCAGCACAACGTCCGTACGGTGATGGGTACCGCCCAGGCCAGCGCCGTGGCCATGCTGTGCGCCGCCCGTCGCGGCATCCCCGTCGCGCTGCACACCCCGAGCGAGGTCAAGGCGGCCGTCACCGGCTCCGGCCGTGCCGAGAAGGCGCAGGTCGGCGCCATGGTGACCCGGCTGCTCCGGCTCTCCGCGCCGCCCAAGCCAGCCGACGCGGCCGACGCCCTCGCGCTCGCCATCTGCCACATCTGGCGCGCCCCCGCCCAGAACCGGCTCCAGCAGGCGGTCGCCCGCCACACAGTCAACGCAACGAAAGGCCGTACGGCATGA
- the ruvA gene encoding Holliday junction branch migration protein RuvA, whose protein sequence is MIAFVSGTVAALAPDAAVVEVGGVGMAVQCTPNTLSTLRVGRPAKLHTSLVVREDSLTLYGFADDDERQVFELLQTASGVGPRLAQAMLAVHTPDALRRAVATGDEKALIAVPGIGKKGAQKLLLELKDRLGEPIGAPVVGVPVTQGWRDQLHAALIGLGYATREADEAVTAVAPQAEAAGGTPQVGQLLKAALQTLNRAR, encoded by the coding sequence ATGATCGCCTTCGTCAGCGGCACGGTCGCCGCGCTCGCCCCGGACGCCGCGGTCGTCGAGGTCGGCGGCGTCGGCATGGCCGTCCAGTGCACACCGAACACGCTGTCCACGCTCCGCGTCGGCCGGCCCGCCAAGCTGCACACCTCCCTGGTCGTCCGCGAGGACTCGCTGACCCTGTACGGCTTCGCCGACGACGACGAGCGCCAGGTCTTCGAGCTGCTCCAGACCGCGAGCGGCGTCGGCCCGCGCCTCGCCCAGGCCATGCTCGCCGTGCACACCCCGGACGCGCTGCGCCGCGCCGTCGCCACCGGTGACGAGAAGGCCCTCATCGCCGTCCCCGGCATCGGCAAGAAGGGCGCGCAGAAACTGCTGCTGGAGCTGAAGGACCGGCTCGGCGAACCCATCGGCGCCCCCGTGGTCGGCGTCCCGGTCACCCAGGGCTGGCGCGACCAGCTGCACGCGGCCCTCATCGGCCTCGGCTACGCCACCCGCGAGGCGGACGAGGCCGTCACCGCCGTGGCGCCCCAGGCCGAGGCCGCCGGCGGCACCCCGCAGGTCGGGCAGCTGCTGAAGGCCGCCCTGCAGACCCTGAACCGCGCCCGCTGA
- the ruvB gene encoding Holliday junction branch migration DNA helicase RuvB → MNWDDTTDTTASERLVGASADGEDQAVEAALRPKDLGEFIGQEKVREQLDLVLRAARARGATADHVLLSGAPGLGKTTLSMIIAAEMGAPIRITSGPAIQHAGDLAAILSSLQEGEVLFLDEIHRMSRPAEEMLYMAMEDFRVDVIVGKGPGATAIPLELPPFTLVGATTRAGLLPPPLRDRFGFTAHMEFYEPHELERVVHRSANLLDVEVEPDGAAEIAGRSRGTPRIANRLLRRVRDYAQVKADGLITREIAAAALAVYEVDARGLDRLDRAVLQALLKLFGGGPVGLSTLAVAVGEERETVEEVAEPFLVREGLLARTPRGRVATPAAWAHLGLTPPRPATGGTGQQDLFGA, encoded by the coding sequence ATGAACTGGGACGACACCACCGACACCACCGCCTCCGAGCGGCTCGTCGGTGCGTCCGCCGACGGGGAGGACCAGGCCGTCGAGGCCGCCCTGCGCCCCAAGGACCTCGGCGAGTTCATCGGCCAGGAGAAGGTCCGCGAACAGCTCGACCTCGTCCTGCGCGCCGCACGCGCGCGTGGCGCCACCGCCGACCATGTGCTGCTCTCCGGTGCGCCCGGCCTCGGCAAGACCACCCTGTCGATGATCATCGCGGCCGAGATGGGCGCCCCCATCCGGATCACCTCGGGCCCGGCCATCCAGCACGCGGGCGACCTCGCCGCGATCCTCTCCTCCCTCCAGGAGGGGGAGGTCCTCTTCCTCGACGAGATCCACCGCATGTCCCGGCCGGCCGAGGAGATGCTGTACATGGCGATGGAGGACTTCCGCGTCGACGTCATCGTCGGCAAGGGCCCCGGCGCCACCGCCATCCCCCTCGAACTGCCCCCCTTCACCCTGGTCGGCGCGACCACGCGCGCGGGCCTGCTGCCGCCGCCGCTGCGCGACCGCTTCGGCTTCACCGCGCACATGGAGTTCTACGAGCCGCACGAACTGGAACGGGTCGTGCACCGCTCGGCGAACCTGCTGGACGTCGAGGTCGAGCCGGACGGTGCCGCCGAGATCGCCGGCCGCTCCCGCGGCACGCCCCGCATCGCCAACCGCCTGCTGCGCCGCGTCCGCGACTATGCGCAGGTCAAGGCGGACGGCCTGATCACCCGCGAGATCGCCGCGGCCGCCCTTGCCGTCTACGAAGTCGACGCGCGCGGCCTCGACCGCCTCGACCGCGCCGTCCTCCAGGCCCTGCTGAAGCTCTTCGGCGGCGGCCCGGTCGGCCTGTCCACGCTCGCCGTCGCCGTGGGGGAGGAGCGGGAGACCGTCGAGGAGGTCGCCGAACCGTTCCTCGTCCGGGAAGGACTGCTCGCCCGCACCCCCCGCGGCCGGGTCGCCACGCCGGCCGCCTGGGCGCACCTCGGGCTGACCCCGCCCCGCCCGGCGACCGGGGGGACCGGTCAACAGGACCTGTTCGGGGCCTGA
- the yajC gene encoding preprotein translocase subunit YajC — translation MNAFTLLPFIVLIAAMFLMTRSAKKKQQQAANMRNEMQPGSGVRTIGGMYATVKEVNEDTVLLDAGPGVDLLFAKNAIGAVLSDDEYNRIVHGIEHDLKSDADIVPDDASSLTETDESDSPAAAASDDKAVDLGKKDAGEDDGTDAAEAAEAKAEDEPKKTDGDSDAK, via the coding sequence GTGAATGCCTTTACCCTTCTCCCCTTCATCGTGCTCATCGCGGCCATGTTCCTGATGACGCGCTCGGCCAAGAAGAAGCAGCAGCAGGCCGCCAACATGCGGAACGAGATGCAGCCCGGCTCCGGTGTCCGCACGATCGGGGGGATGTACGCGACGGTCAAGGAGGTCAACGAGGACACGGTCCTCCTCGATGCCGGTCCGGGTGTCGATCTCCTCTTCGCCAAGAACGCGATCGGCGCCGTCCTCAGCGACGACGAGTACAACCGCATCGTCCACGGCATCGAGCACGACCTGAAGTCCGACGCCGACATCGTCCCGGACGACGCCTCCTCCCTCACCGAGACCGACGAGTCCGACTCGCCCGCTGCCGCCGCCTCCGACGACAAGGCCGTCGACCTCGGTAAGAAGGACGCTGGCGAAGACGACGGCACCGACGCGGCCGAGGCCGCCGAGGCCAAGGCGGAGGACGAGCCGAAGAAGACCGACGGCGACTCCGACGCGAAGTAG
- the secD gene encoding protein translocase subunit SecD, with translation MAAPKRGRSASAQSKPGRSLALILIAIVALTGGMFLSGNTTPRLGIDLAGGTSITLKAKADQGSAINKANMDTAVDIMNRRVNGLGVSEAEVQTQGTDNIIVNIPKGTNSKEAQQQVGTTAKLYFRPVLASEPSGPAGQSPSPSASPSGSSSPKPGASPSSSASSKEKASSSSTASPKASATSQGRAVSDALKAGSTPSPSPSAPGSGKPSATPSASASSGSSAAAKLQAQYATLNCTKPDQRAKVGGATKPGEPTVACGQIRKVWYKYVLGPAAVDGTDVKNAAARFDTQGASGWQVVMNFTSSGSKKFADVTGQLAKNQTPQNEFAIVLDGEVVSSPFVQQAITGGQAEISGSFTQQDAQGLANMLSYGALPLSFQEQSVTTVTAALGGEQLHAGLLAGAIGLALVVIYLVVYYRGLSIVAMASLLVSAMLTYVIMSLLGPAIHFALNLPAVCGAIVAIGITADSFIVYFERIRDEIREGRSLRPAVERAWPRARRTILVSDFVSFLAAAVLFIVTVGKVQGFAFTLGLTTVLDVVVVFFFTKPLMTLLARRKFFANGHKWSGLDPQSLGAKPPLRRTRRPAGPVAGSVDPKEA, from the coding sequence GTGGCAGCACCTAAGAGGGGCCGGAGCGCGAGTGCCCAGAGCAAGCCAGGGCGCTCGCTGGCCCTCATCCTGATCGCCATCGTGGCGCTGACCGGAGGCATGTTCCTCTCCGGGAACACCACTCCGCGTCTCGGCATCGACCTCGCCGGTGGTACGAGCATCACGCTCAAGGCGAAGGCCGACCAGGGGTCCGCGATCAACAAGGCCAACATGGACACCGCGGTCGACATCATGAACCGCCGTGTCAACGGCCTCGGTGTCTCCGAGGCGGAGGTGCAGACCCAGGGGACCGACAACATCATCGTCAACATCCCCAAGGGCACCAACTCCAAGGAGGCGCAGCAGCAGGTCGGCACCACCGCCAAGCTGTACTTCCGCCCGGTCCTGGCCAGCGAGCCCAGCGGTCCCGCCGGGCAGAGCCCCTCGCCGAGCGCCTCCCCCAGCGGCAGCTCCTCGCCGAAGCCGGGCGCGAGCCCCTCCAGCAGCGCCTCCTCCAAGGAGAAGGCCTCCTCGTCCTCCACCGCGTCCCCCAAGGCCTCGGCGACCTCCCAGGGCCGTGCCGTCAGCGACGCGCTGAAGGCCGGCTCCACCCCCTCGCCGAGCCCCTCCGCCCCCGGCAGCGGCAAGCCGTCGGCCACCCCCTCGGCCTCCGCGAGCAGCGGCAGCTCGGCCGCCGCCAAGCTCCAGGCCCAGTACGCCACCCTGAACTGCACCAAGCCCGACCAGCGGGCCAAGGTGGGCGGCGCCACCAAGCCCGGCGAGCCCACGGTGGCCTGCGGCCAGATCAGGAAGGTCTGGTACAAGTACGTGCTCGGCCCGGCCGCCGTGGACGGCACCGATGTGAAGAACGCCGCTGCGCGCTTCGACACCCAGGGTGCCTCCGGCTGGCAGGTCGTCATGAACTTCACCTCCAGCGGCTCCAAGAAGTTCGCGGATGTCACCGGACAGCTGGCGAAGAACCAGACCCCGCAGAACGAGTTCGCCATCGTCCTCGACGGCGAGGTCGTCTCCAGCCCGTTCGTGCAGCAGGCCATCACCGGCGGCCAGGCGGAGATCTCCGGCAGCTTCACCCAGCAGGACGCCCAGGGCCTCGCCAACATGCTGTCGTACGGCGCCCTGCCGCTGTCCTTCCAGGAGCAGTCGGTCACCACCGTCACCGCCGCGCTCGGCGGTGAGCAGCTGCACGCCGGTCTGCTCGCCGGCGCGATCGGCCTCGCCCTGGTCGTGATCTACCTGGTGGTCTACTACCGCGGTCTGTCGATCGTCGCCATGGCCTCGCTGCTGGTCTCCGCGATGCTCACCTACGTGATCATGTCGCTGCTCGGCCCGGCCATCCACTTCGCGCTGAACCTGCCGGCCGTCTGCGGCGCCATCGTCGCGATCGGTATCACCGCGGACTCGTTCATCGTGTACTTCGAACGCATCCGGGACGAGATCCGCGAGGGCCGCTCGCTGCGCCCCGCCGTGGAGCGGGCCTGGCCGCGCGCCCGGCGCACCATCCTGGTCTCCGACTTCGTGTCGTTCCTCGCCGCCGCCGTCCTGTTCATCGTGACCGTCGGCAAGGTCCAGGGCTTCGCGTTCACGCTCGGCCTGACCACCGTGCTCGACGTGGTCGTCGTCTTCTTCTTCACCAAGCCGCTCATGACGCTGCTCGCCCGCCGCAAGTTCTTCGCGAACGGCCACAAGTGGTCCGGCCTGGACCCGCAGAGTCTGGGTGCCAAGCCGCCGCTGCGCCGCACCCGCCGTCCAGCCGGTCCTGTTGCCGGCTCTGTCGACCCGAAGGAGGCCTGA
- the secF gene encoding protein translocase subunit SecF — MSKLGNLGARLHRGEISYDFVGKRKIWYGISILITITAIVGLAVRGLNMGIEFKGGAVFTTPTKMSTSVAQAETYAKDASGHEAIVQKLGNGSLRIQIAGIDTGQSDRIKQELAKDLNLNPEKLAADLVGPSWGEQIANKAWEGLGIFMVLVVIYLAIAFEWRMAVAALVALIHDITITTGIYALVGFEVTPGTVIGLLTILGYSLYDTVVVFDSLKEQTKDITKQTRFTFSDIANQSINGTLVRSINTTVVALLPVAGLLFIGGGFLGAGTLNDISLSLFVGLAAGAYSSIFIATPLVADLKEREPAMKALTKRVLAKRAQAAAEEDLAADRAAVADDSDAAPAVVGPRNQPASRNRGRGRPSGKRR; from the coding sequence ATGTCGAAACTCGGCAACCTCGGCGCTCGACTGCACCGCGGCGAGATCTCGTACGACTTCGTCGGCAAGCGCAAGATCTGGTACGGCATCTCCATCCTGATCACCATCACGGCCATCGTCGGCCTGGCGGTGCGCGGGCTGAACATGGGCATCGAGTTCAAGGGCGGCGCGGTCTTCACCACGCCGACCAAGATGAGCACCTCGGTGGCCCAGGCGGAGACGTACGCCAAGGACGCCTCCGGCCATGAGGCGATCGTGCAGAAGCTCGGCAACGGCAGCCTGCGCATCCAGATCGCCGGCATCGACACCGGCCAGTCCGACAGGATCAAGCAGGAACTGGCCAAGGACCTGAACCTCAACCCCGAGAAGCTCGCCGCCGACCTGGTCGGCCCGAGCTGGGGCGAGCAGATCGCCAACAAGGCCTGGGAGGGCCTGGGCATCTTCATGGTCCTCGTCGTGATCTACCTGGCCATCGCCTTCGAGTGGCGCATGGCCGTGGCGGCCCTGGTCGCACTGATCCACGACATCACGATCACGACCGGTATCTACGCCCTGGTCGGCTTCGAGGTCACGCCCGGTACGGTCATCGGTCTGCTGACGATCCTCGGTTACTCGCTCTACGACACGGTCGTCGTCTTCGACAGCCTCAAGGAGCAGACCAAGGACATCACCAAGCAGACCCGGTTCACCTTCAGCGACATCGCCAACCAGTCGATCAACGGCACCCTGGTCCGTTCGATCAACACCACGGTCGTCGCCCTGCTGCCGGTCGCGGGTCTGCTGTTCATCGGCGGTGGCTTCCTCGGCGCCGGCACGCTGAACGACATCTCGCTGTCGCTCTTCGTCGGCCTCGCCGCCGGCGCCTACTCCTCGATCTTCATCGCCACCCCGCTCGTCGCGGACCTCAAGGAGCGCGAGCCGGCGATGAAGGCCCTCACCAAGCGGGTCCTGGCCAAGCGTGCCCAGGCCGCCGCCGAGGAGGACCTCGCTGCGGACCGCGCCGCGGTCGCCGACGACTCCGACGCCGCCCCCGCCGTCGTGGGCCCCCGTAACCAGCCCGCGTCCCGTAACCGGGGCCGCGGCCGACCCTCCGGGAAGCGCCGATGA
- a CDS encoding adenine phosphoribosyltransferase, with amino-acid sequence MTDIRELLLSRIRDVADYPEPGVMFKDITPLLADPAAFTALTDALAEIAENTGATKVVGLEARGFILGAPVAVRAGLGFIPVRKAGKLPGATLRQAYDLEYGSAEIEVHAEDLAAGDRVLIVDDVLATGGTAEAAIQLIRRGGAEVSSLAVLMELGFLGGRARLEPTLDGAPLEALLQV; translated from the coding sequence ATGACAGACATCCGAGAGCTGCTGCTCAGCCGTATCCGTGACGTCGCCGACTACCCCGAGCCGGGCGTGATGTTCAAGGACATCACCCCGCTGCTGGCGGACCCGGCCGCGTTCACGGCGCTCACCGACGCGCTGGCCGAGATCGCCGAGAACACCGGCGCGACCAAGGTCGTCGGCCTGGAGGCCCGCGGTTTCATCCTCGGCGCCCCGGTCGCCGTCCGCGCGGGCCTCGGCTTCATCCCGGTCCGCAAGGCGGGCAAGCTGCCCGGAGCGACGCTGCGCCAGGCGTACGACCTGGAGTACGGCTCCGCGGAGATCGAGGTGCACGCGGAGGATCTGGCCGCCGGTGACCGGGTCCTGATCGTGGACGACGTCCTGGCCACGGGAGGTACGGCCGAGGCCGCGATCCAGCTGATCCGGCGCGGCGGCGCCGAGGTCTCCAGCCTCGCGGTCCTGATGGAACTGGGCTTCCTGGGCGGCCGTGCCCGACTGGAGCCGACGCTGGACGGGGCACCGCTGGAGGCGCTCCTCCAGGTCTGA
- a CDS encoding RelA/SpoT family protein: MPDEAQPLTAAKPEPGSAPAAKPAPNASHAKNDTRGPIEHAQSAPVEKAAEAARPKPAPPERPAQPPVVRQPVGQPGRTGSSNRVRARLARLGVQRANPYNPVLEPLLRIVRSNDPKIENSTLRQIERAYQVAERWHRGQKRKSGDPYITHPLAVTTILAELGMDPATLMAGLLHDTVEDTEYGLDQLRRDFGDTVALLVDGVTKLDKVKFGEAAQAETVRKMVVAMAKDPRVLVIKLADRLHNMRTMRYLKREKQEKKARETLEIYAPLAHRLGMNTIKWELEDLAFAILYPKMYDEIVRLVAERAPKRDEYLAIVTDEVQADLRAARIKATVTGRPKHYYSVYQKMIVRGRDFAEIYDLVGIRVLVDTVRDCYAALGTVHARWNPVPGRFKDYIAMPKFNMYQSLHTTVIGPNGKPVELQIRTFDMHRRAEYGIAAHWKYKQEAVAGASKVRTDVPKASGKDKDAINDMAWLRQLLDWQKETEDPGEFLESLRFDLSRNEVFVFTPKGDVIALPAGATPVDFAYAVHTEVGHRTIGARVNGRLVPLESTLDNGDLVEVFTSKAPGAGPSRDWLGFVKSPRARNKIRAWFSKERRDEAIEQGKDAIVRAMRKQNLPIQRILTGDSLVTLAHEMRYSDISALYAAIGEGHVSAQHIVQKLVQALGGEEAATEEIDETVPPSRTRGRKRRSSADPGVVVKGVDDVWVKLARCCTPVPGDPIIGFVTRGSGVSVHRNDCLNVESLSREPERILDVEWAPTQSSVFLVAIQVEALDRSRLLSDVTRVLSDQHVNILSAAVQTSRDRVATSRFTFEMGDPKHLGHVLKAVRGVEGVYDVYRVTSGRSRS; this comes from the coding sequence TTGCCAGACGAGGCCCAGCCACTGACCGCCGCCAAGCCCGAGCCCGGCTCGGCGCCCGCGGCCAAGCCCGCGCCCAACGCGTCCCACGCGAAGAACGACACCCGCGGGCCGATCGAGCACGCCCAGTCCGCGCCCGTCGAGAAGGCTGCCGAGGCCGCACGTCCCAAGCCGGCCCCGCCCGAGCGCCCGGCACAACCCCCCGTGGTGCGTCAGCCCGTCGGCCAGCCCGGCCGCACCGGCTCCTCCAACCGCGTCCGCGCCCGCCTCGCCCGCCTGGGCGTCCAGCGAGCCAATCCGTACAACCCGGTCCTGGAGCCCTTGCTGCGGATAGTGCGCAGCAACGACCCCAAGATCGAGAACTCCACGCTCCGCCAGATCGAGCGCGCCTATCAGGTCGCCGAGCGCTGGCACCGCGGCCAGAAGCGCAAGAGCGGCGACCCGTACATCACGCATCCCCTCGCCGTGACGACCATCCTGGCCGAGCTGGGCATGGACCCGGCGACCTTGATGGCGGGGCTGCTGCACGACACCGTAGAGGACACCGAGTACGGCCTCGACCAGCTGCGCCGCGACTTCGGCGACACCGTCGCCCTGCTCGTCGACGGCGTGACCAAGCTGGACAAGGTCAAGTTCGGTGAGGCCGCGCAGGCCGAGACCGTACGCAAGATGGTCGTAGCGATGGCCAAGGACCCGCGCGTCCTGGTCATCAAGCTCGCCGACCGCCTGCACAACATGCGCACCATGCGCTACCTCAAGCGTGAGAAGCAGGAGAAGAAGGCGCGCGAGACCCTGGAGATCTACGCGCCGCTCGCCCACCGCCTCGGCATGAACACCATCAAGTGGGAGCTGGAGGACCTCGCGTTCGCGATCCTCTACCCCAAGATGTACGACGAGATCGTACGGCTGGTGGCCGAACGGGCGCCGAAGCGTGACGAGTACCTGGCCATAGTGACCGACGAGGTCCAGGCCGACCTGCGCGCCGCCCGTATCAAGGCGACCGTCACCGGCCGCCCGAAGCACTACTACAGCGTCTACCAGAAGATGATCGTCCGCGGCCGTGACTTCGCGGAGATCTACGACCTGGTGGGTATTCGTGTCCTTGTCGACACGGTCCGCGACTGTTACGCCGCCCTCGGCACCGTGCACGCGCGATGGAACCCGGTCCCCGGCCGGTTCAAGGACTACATCGCGATGCCCAAGTTCAACATGTACCAGTCGCTGCACACGACGGTCATCGGGCCCAACGGCAAGCCGGTCGAGCTGCAGATCCGCACCTTCGACATGCACCGCCGCGCCGAGTACGGCATCGCCGCGCACTGGAAGTACAAGCAGGAGGCCGTCGCCGGCGCCTCCAAGGTGCGTACGGACGTGCCCAAGGCCTCCGGCAAGGACAAGGACGCCATCAACGACATGGCGTGGCTGCGGCAGTTGCTGGACTGGCAGAAGGAGACCGAGGACCCGGGCGAGTTCCTGGAGTCCCTGCGCTTCGACCTGTCCCGCAACGAGGTCTTCGTCTTCACCCCCAAGGGCGATGTCATCGCGCTGCCCGCGGGTGCCACGCCCGTCGACTTCGCGTACGCCGTCCACACCGAGGTCGGCCACCGCACCATAGGAGCACGGGTCAACGGCAGGCTCGTACCGCTCGAATCCACCCTGGACAACGGTGACTTGGTGGAGGTCTTCACCTCCAAGGCGCCCGGCGCCGGACCGTCCCGTGACTGGCTCGGCTTCGTCAAGTCGCCGCGCGCCCGTAACAAGATCCGCGCCTGGTTCTCCAAGGAGCGCCGGGACGAGGCGATCGAGCAGGGCAAGGACGCGATCGTACGGGCGATGCGCAAGCAGAACCTCCCGATCCAGCGCATCCTCACCGGTGACTCCCTCGTCACGCTCGCGCACGAGATGCGGTACTCGGACATCTCCGCGCTGTACGCCGCGATCGGCGAGGGCCATGTCTCCGCGCAGCACATCGTGCAGAAGCTGGTCCAGGCCCTGGGCGGCGAGGAAGCCGCCACGGAGGAGATCGACGAGACGGTCCCGCCGTCCCGCACCCGCGGCCGCAAGCGCCGCTCCAGCGCGGACCCGGGTGTCGTCGTCAAGGGCGTCGACGATGTGTGGGTCAAGCTGGCCCGCTGCTGTACGCCGGTACCGGGCGACCCGATCATCGGGTTCGTCACCCGGGGCAGCGGCGTATCGGTTCACCGCAACGACTGCCTCAACGTCGAGTCGCTGTCCCGTGAGCCGGAGCGGATCCTCGACGTCGAGTGGGCGCCCACCCAGTCCTCGGTCTTCCTGGTCGCCATCCAGGTCGAGGCGCTGGACCGCTCCAGGCTGCTGTCGGACGTCACCCGCGTGCTGTCCGACCAGCACGTCAACATCCTCTCCGCGGCCGTCCAGACCTCCCGTGACCGGGTGGCCACCTCCCGGTTCACCTTCGAGATGGGCGACCCGAAGCACCTCGGCCACGTCCTGAAGGCCGTACGGGGCGTGGAGGGCGTGTACGACGTCTACCGCGTGACGTCGGGACGCAGCCGGTCGTAG